The Polluticoccus soli sequence AGAACACAAGCTACATATCTGTTGAGCAAGCTGGCCGTTTATACTCATCACCTGCGCTGCCGCATAGCATATTGCAGCACACTCCATGTCCAATTGAATGCAGTGAGCCATTTTCTTTACCTCTTCTTCTTGCAAGCACGCAGAAGCACAATAGTTGCATGCCAACGCACACTTTAGACAGGCATCAATGCATTTTTGATAAGATTGATTTTTCATAGATAATTTTCTAAAGAACAGACTTGTTCTGGTAAAAGATGTGTGCCATCGTGCACACGCTAATTGAATTTTAATGTGCTGTGTTAAATGAATAATTAGCGCTTAACCTGTTAAGATGTCTATTATATTTGTCTGAAATGAGCAATTTTCGATATTAATGATTAGTGGAACCTTGGTGTGGGAGTGGCGAGACTACTCTTTCGAAGAGCTTATTAGTGATCAGTGCACCTACGTGATA is a genomic window containing:
- a CDS encoding four-helix bundle copper-binding protein, yielding MKNQSYQKCIDACLKCALACNYCASACLQEEEVKKMAHCIQLDMECAAICYAAAQVMSINGQLAQQICSLCSNICRACGDECGKHAANHCKQCADVCRACAEECAKMFDAAA